The following proteins are co-located in the Actinomycetota bacterium genome:
- a CDS encoding Ku protein, whose product MRSIWKGAISFGLVTIPIRLHAAVEEKSLRFNQLHAKDQGRLKYRRTCSVCGEEVPWEEIVRGYEYEKDHYVVLSDDEIDRGVAGPHVIDIVKFVPSEQIDPILFQKTYYLAPDGIGVKAYKLLAKALEDDARVAIATVAFRDKQHLATLRARDGIFVLGTMYWPDEIRDAEFEELDAKVDVREQELRMAKSLIDSMTGDWVPDEFTDEYRRRLESLVAAKIDGQEITVVEGRETTKVVDLIQALKASVEAMAKGETAKKPAARRRRESA is encoded by the coding sequence GTGCGATCGATTTGGAAAGGTGCCATCTCATTCGGCCTCGTTACGATTCCGATTCGGCTGCACGCCGCGGTCGAGGAGAAGTCGCTCCGCTTCAACCAGTTGCATGCCAAGGACCAAGGCCGGCTGAAGTACAGAAGGACCTGCTCGGTCTGTGGGGAGGAAGTCCCTTGGGAAGAGATCGTGCGTGGTTACGAGTACGAGAAAGACCACTACGTGGTCTTGAGTGACGACGAGATCGATCGCGGGGTTGCGGGACCGCACGTCATCGACATAGTCAAGTTCGTGCCGTCCGAGCAGATCGACCCGATCCTGTTCCAGAAGACCTACTATCTGGCCCCGGACGGTATCGGAGTAAAGGCCTACAAGCTGCTCGCCAAAGCGCTGGAGGACGACGCCCGCGTGGCGATTGCGACGGTCGCCTTTCGAGACAAGCAACACCTGGCAACACTGCGCGCGCGCGATGGGATCTTCGTGCTCGGCACGATGTACTGGCCGGACGAGATTCGCGATGCGGAGTTTGAAGAGCTGGACGCCAAGGTCGACGTGCGCGAGCAGGAACTCCGGATGGCGAAGTCGCTGATCGACAGCATGACCGGCGACTGGGTGCCCGATGAGTTCACCGACGAATACCGCCGGCGCTTGGAGTCCCTCGTCGCGGCCAAGATCGACGGGCAGGAGATCACGGTCGTCGAAGGCCGCGAAACCACCAAGGTTGTCGATTTGATCCAGGCGCTGAAGGCGTCGGTTGAGGCGATGGCCAAGGGCGAGACTGCGAAGAAGCCGGCCGCGCGCCGCCGCCGCGAGAGCGCTTGA
- a CDS encoding DUF222 domain-containing protein yields MSRSSDINVAPYAVDATASRRDIALARPLDQIEAEIAELAAHVCAGTARLLALVGEFDAREGWAGWGIRSCSQWLAWRCGFSDVAAREHVRVARALRALPKVHEAFARAEITYSKVRAITRVACSETEEILLEWARHATAAQLDRVVRGYRLAKSVKNASERHRRRALEWFYDDEGVLVVRARLDPEDGAVVVRALEAAVAELEREEAHAGTPIEEAGPDVPAGASPEGPCDSEGSSPQQQRRADALTQVCQSFLTSPTREISLRDDVPRALIVLHVDPAALATDAGERCELEAGPPVASETARRLACDATLLVAHDGPFGEVASIGRRSRVVPRGMRRALRARDRTCRFPACTARRVDAHHIRHWSRGGETSLENLVLLCRRHHRLVHEGGFVMEDAGFQRFAFRRSDGSIMDARPPVVDESGAGLARAHGVFGLGPETTRSLWDGTRPDYSIAVAGLLSLESRVG; encoded by the coding sequence ATGAGCCGGTCATCTGACATCAATGTCGCGCCGTATGCGGTCGACGCCACCGCGTCTCGGCGAGACATCGCGCTCGCGCGCCCACTGGACCAGATCGAGGCGGAGATCGCGGAGCTTGCCGCCCACGTTTGCGCCGGAACCGCTCGGCTGCTTGCGCTGGTCGGGGAGTTCGACGCGCGCGAAGGCTGGGCCGGGTGGGGTATCCGTTCGTGCTCCCAGTGGCTCGCGTGGCGCTGTGGGTTCTCGGATGTGGCCGCGCGCGAGCACGTCCGCGTCGCCCGCGCCCTGCGTGCGCTCCCGAAGGTCCACGAGGCGTTCGCGCGCGCCGAGATCACCTACTCCAAGGTGCGCGCGATCACGCGCGTCGCGTGTTCTGAAACCGAGGAGATCCTTCTGGAGTGGGCCCGCCACGCCACTGCGGCGCAACTGGACCGGGTCGTTCGGGGATACCGGCTGGCGAAGTCGGTGAAGAACGCCTCGGAGCGGCACCGTCGGCGCGCGCTTGAGTGGTTCTACGACGACGAGGGAGTCCTGGTCGTTCGGGCGCGTCTGGATCCCGAAGACGGTGCCGTCGTGGTGCGCGCGCTCGAGGCTGCCGTCGCCGAGTTGGAGCGCGAAGAAGCTCACGCGGGAACACCTATTGAAGAGGCCGGGCCCGATGTTCCCGCGGGAGCATCTCCCGAAGGCCCTTGCGACTCCGAGGGCTCATCCCCCCAGCAACAGCGTCGCGCCGACGCCCTTACCCAGGTGTGCCAGTCCTTTCTCACATCACCGACGCGCGAGATCTCTCTGCGCGACGATGTCCCTCGGGCCTTGATCGTTCTCCACGTGGATCCCGCCGCTCTTGCCACCGATGCGGGCGAGCGTTGTGAACTCGAAGCGGGTCCGCCTGTTGCCTCAGAAACCGCAAGGCGGCTCGCCTGCGACGCGACGCTTCTCGTCGCGCATGACGGTCCGTTTGGGGAGGTGGCGAGCATTGGTCGGCGCAGTCGGGTCGTACCGCGTGGGATGCGGCGGGCTCTGCGCGCGCGCGACCGAACCTGTCGGTTCCCCGCATGTACTGCGCGACGCGTTGACGCGCACCATATCCGCCACTGGTCGCGCGGCGGCGAAACGTCGCTGGAGAACCTCGTCCTGCTCTGTCGTCGGCATCATCGCTTGGTGCACGAGGGCGGATTCGTAATGGAAGACGCCGGCTTTCAACGGTTCGCGTTCCGACGGTCCGATGGCTCGATCATGGACGCGCGACCGCCGGTTGTGGACGAGAGCGGCGCCGGTCTTGCGCGCGCGCATGGGGTCTTCGGCCTCGGACCCGAGACGACTCGATCATTGTGGGATGGCACTCGGCCCGACTACTCGATCGCAGTCGCGGGGTTGCTCAGTCTCGAGTCGCGCGTCGGCTGA
- the ligD gene encoding non-homologous end-joining DNA ligase, whose translation MAAWESTLRFPRPFMPVAHGRSWTFDAGGRVVTLSNLTKVFWPDTGYTKGDLLGAYNSLAPLILPYLRDRPLTLLRMPDGVTGPSFFEKQAPAHTPEWVSRARIEGRGSRGAIDYLVAQDEASLLFVANLGCVEMHPLHSRRQRPGHPDYAFFDLDPFPPITFAQVRRVALMIRVALDGLGLPSYPKTSGATGMQVYVPLDGSHNYEEARAFVERVCRVVHHAWPDGTTMEQGIAKRSGKVYLDYAMVRQGANIAAAYSIRPTPFAGVSTPLRWDEVEQDVEPQDFTIANVWDRLAREGDLFAPVLTGGTPEGHNLGAAMEDLGIDPRRFARAPAARAASTAALTEYHRKRSFAVTPEPEGSPASSVAAPVYMIHKHHARRLHYDLRLERDGVLVSFAVPKGLPEESGIRRLAVHVEDHPLEYASFEGRIPEGEYGAGEVRIFDAGTYDTVEWSNDKITVRLHGERIRGEYHLARTGRDGERKNWLVFRSARDAPMLRSERPPEGIEPMLTTSARAAFDSPDWVFEPKWDGVRTLARIDAQDLRLTSRGGRNVTALYPELADLPEHLSGTNAIIDGEIIALDGEGRPSFELIQRRFTAARATPRSVAATPVDFLAFDLLWLDGESLLHHSLQDRRALLERHLVPAGSVQISPQIPEHGVSLFESAAARGLEGVVAKRLGSIYEPGRRSRDWLKIKATKRQDCVVVGWSPAAGSAAGIGSLLCAVMDDEGLRFAGHCGTGFTRATSLLLRARLSPLEVSGPPIAVPPRDEVDHRGVHWVRPEVVCAVEYLEFTSQGRMRAASFKGLRDDKAPEECVVEE comes from the coding sequence GTGGCCGCTTGGGAGAGCACACTGCGGTTCCCTCGTCCGTTCATGCCGGTCGCACACGGACGATCGTGGACCTTCGACGCAGGCGGACGTGTCGTGACACTCTCCAACCTGACGAAAGTCTTCTGGCCGGACACCGGGTACACAAAGGGCGATCTCCTCGGTGCTTACAACAGCTTGGCGCCGCTGATCCTTCCCTATTTGCGGGACCGACCGCTAACGTTGCTGCGCATGCCGGACGGTGTCACCGGCCCGAGTTTCTTCGAGAAACAAGCACCGGCCCACACGCCCGAGTGGGTGTCGCGCGCGCGAATCGAAGGCCGCGGATCCAGAGGCGCGATCGACTACCTCGTCGCGCAGGACGAAGCATCCCTGCTCTTTGTTGCGAACCTCGGTTGCGTCGAGATGCATCCGCTGCATTCGCGCCGCCAACGTCCGGGGCACCCCGACTATGCGTTCTTCGACCTCGACCCGTTCCCCCCGATCACCTTCGCGCAGGTTCGTCGCGTCGCGCTGATGATCCGAGTGGCCCTGGATGGCCTCGGGCTTCCCTCGTACCCAAAGACGTCGGGAGCGACAGGCATGCAGGTCTACGTTCCGCTCGATGGATCACACAATTACGAAGAAGCACGAGCGTTCGTCGAGCGCGTCTGTCGCGTTGTTCATCACGCATGGCCCGACGGAACGACGATGGAGCAAGGAATCGCCAAGCGATCGGGAAAGGTGTATCTCGATTACGCGATGGTGCGCCAAGGAGCAAACATCGCCGCCGCCTACTCGATCCGCCCCACCCCGTTCGCCGGCGTGTCCACACCACTGCGATGGGATGAAGTCGAGCAGGACGTCGAACCGCAGGACTTCACGATCGCCAACGTCTGGGACCGCCTGGCCCGCGAAGGCGACTTGTTCGCCCCCGTTCTGACGGGAGGAACTCCCGAAGGACACAACCTCGGTGCGGCGATGGAAGACCTAGGCATCGACCCTCGACGCTTCGCGCGCGCGCCGGCCGCGCGCGCCGCCTCGACAGCAGCCCTCACCGAATACCACCGAAAGCGCAGCTTCGCCGTAACCCCCGAGCCCGAAGGCTCTCCGGCGTCGTCGGTCGCGGCTCCCGTCTACATGATCCACAAGCACCACGCCCGGAGACTGCACTACGACCTGCGCCTCGAACGCGACGGTGTTCTCGTGTCTTTCGCGGTTCCGAAGGGCCTGCCGGAGGAATCCGGAATCCGGCGCCTCGCCGTCCACGTAGAAGACCATCCACTCGAGTACGCGTCCTTCGAAGGACGCATCCCCGAGGGCGAGTACGGAGCCGGTGAAGTCAGGATCTTCGACGCCGGAACCTACGACACTGTCGAGTGGAGCAACGACAAGATCACCGTACGCCTGCACGGCGAGCGGATCCGCGGGGAATACCACCTCGCGCGGACCGGTCGCGACGGCGAGCGGAAGAACTGGCTCGTTTTCCGGTCTGCGCGCGACGCCCCCATGCTCCGCTCGGAACGGCCCCCCGAGGGGATCGAGCCGATGCTGACCACGTCGGCGCGCGCCGCGTTCGACTCCCCCGACTGGGTCTTCGAACCCAAGTGGGACGGCGTGCGAACCCTTGCTCGGATCGACGCACAAGATCTTCGCCTCACGTCGCGCGGCGGTCGCAACGTCACGGCGCTCTACCCCGAACTCGCCGACCTCCCCGAACACCTGTCGGGCACGAACGCGATCATCGACGGCGAGATCATCGCCCTCGACGGCGAAGGACGCCCCTCGTTCGAACTGATCCAGCGTCGATTCACCGCCGCGCGCGCAACGCCGCGCAGCGTCGCCGCAACCCCGGTGGACTTCCTGGCCTTCGACCTGTTGTGGCTGGACGGGGAATCGCTGCTGCACCACTCGCTGCAAGACCGGCGCGCGCTGCTGGAGCGTCACCTAGTTCCCGCAGGCTCCGTGCAGATCTCACCCCAGATCCCCGAGCACGGAGTCTCGCTCTTCGAATCGGCAGCAGCGCGCGGTCTCGAGGGAGTGGTCGCCAAGCGCCTCGGCTCGATCTACGAACCCGGCCGCCGCAGCCGCGACTGGCTGAAGATCAAGGCGACCAAGCGTCAGGACTGCGTCGTGGTCGGATGGTCGCCGGCAGCCGGATCGGCCGCCGGGATCGGCTCACTGCTGTGCGCCGTGATGGACGACGAAGGGCTCCGATTCGCCGGGCACTGCGGAACCGGGTTCACGCGCGCCACTTCCCTGCTGCTGCGCGCGCGCCTGTCGCCGCTGGAGGTGTCCGGCCCGCCCATTGCAGTGCCTCCGCGCGACGAGGTCGACCACCGGGGTGTGCACTGGGTTCGCCCCGAAGTCGTATGTGCGGTGGAATACCTGGAGTTCACATCACAAGGCAGGATGCGCGCAGCCTCGTTCAAGGGTCTGCGCGATGACAAAGCGCCCGAGGAGTGTGTGGTCGAGGAATGA
- the meaB gene encoding methylmalonyl Co-A mutase-associated GTPase MeaB, with product MDPEQMAASLRDGNRRTIARLISLVEDEDPRLADVVRALGPLTGNAYVVGLTGSPGAGKSTLASALVSVVRATGRKVAVLAIDPSSPFTGGALLGDRLRMQEHATDEGVFIRSMATRGHLGGLAWAVPHALRVLDAAAYDVIILETVGVGQAEVDVALAADTTLVVLAPGMGDSVQANKAGILEIADVFVVNKADKPDAAQTKRDIEQMLHLGVATDWTPPVLQTEAERGIGVSEAWKAIEDHRAHQESGGGLRARRLRRLAREIREIALAGLRARVGEPGSNGQLDDLAAEVLEGRLDPYAAADRLGAS from the coding sequence ATGGACCCCGAGCAGATGGCCGCGTCGCTGCGCGACGGGAACCGGCGCACGATCGCCCGCCTGATCTCGCTCGTCGAAGATGAAGACCCGCGCCTGGCCGACGTTGTGCGCGCGCTTGGACCCCTAACCGGAAACGCGTACGTTGTCGGACTGACGGGGTCTCCGGGAGCCGGGAAATCGACGCTTGCATCCGCGCTGGTGTCCGTGGTGCGCGCGACCGGCCGCAAGGTTGCGGTTCTCGCGATCGATCCTTCGTCTCCGTTCACCGGAGGCGCGCTCCTCGGCGACCGTTTGCGGATGCAAGAACACGCAACCGACGAAGGCGTGTTCATCCGGTCGATGGCGACGCGCGGGCACCTGGGCGGGTTGGCGTGGGCGGTTCCGCATGCGCTTCGCGTGCTCGACGCCGCGGCTTACGACGTGATCATTCTGGAGACGGTCGGGGTGGGGCAGGCCGAGGTCGACGTTGCGCTTGCGGCCGACACGACCCTGGTCGTGCTCGCGCCGGGGATGGGCGACTCGGTGCAGGCGAACAAGGCTGGGATTCTGGAGATCGCCGACGTCTTCGTCGTGAACAAGGCCGACAAGCCCGATGCCGCACAGACCAAGCGGGACATTGAGCAGATGCTTCATCTTGGAGTCGCGACGGACTGGACTCCGCCGGTTCTGCAGACCGAGGCGGAGCGTGGAATCGGCGTCTCTGAGGCGTGGAAGGCGATCGAGGACCACCGCGCTCACCAAGAATCGGGCGGGGGTCTGCGCGCGCGCCGCTTGCGCCGCTTGGCCCGCGAGATCCGCGAGATCGCGCTGGCGGGTTTGCGCGCGCGCGTGGGCGAACCGGGTTCCAACGGACAACTCGACGACCTTGCCGCCGAGGTGCTCGAGGGGCGTCTCGACCCGTATGCGGCCGCCGATAGACTGGGAGCATCATGA
- a CDS encoding methylmalonyl-CoA mutase family protein yields the protein MSDRERWEHEHGKGRLRDADFDSLSGEALKPLYGPEDLDGIDFDRDIGYPGQFPYTRGIYPSMYRGRLWTLRQFSGFGDVRATNERYRMLLARGGTGLSVAFDMPTLMGRDSDDPRSAGEIGHCGVAVDCVADMQELFSGIPLGDITTSMTISGPAVVLFAMYLVAAERQGVAWRDLGGTLQTDIFKEYIAQKEWCFPPKPHLRLIGDLLEFCSAEMPKYYPISVSGYHIREAGATAAQELAFTLADGFAYVELGRDRGMDVNVLAPQLSFFFDAHVDFFEEIAKFRAARRIWARWLRDRYGATDPKAQMLKFHTQTAGVSLTAQQPYNNVVRTAIEALAAVLGGTQSLHTNALDEVLALPTAEAAEIALRTQQVIAHETGVANVIDPLGGSWFIERLTTEIEARAEEYFSRIERLGGDKGILPGVLAGIETGWFQQELADSAFRDQIRIEEKRRVVVGVNEFEESTSSPIEVLRISAEVEAEQRARLAALRAERDQAATDAALKNLQEASRTDRNLIPLIVEAARASATEGEIIGAMREVFGEYREVPRF from the coding sequence ATGAGCGATCGCGAGCGCTGGGAGCACGAGCACGGAAAGGGGCGTTTGCGCGACGCCGATTTCGACAGTTTGTCGGGCGAGGCGCTCAAGCCGCTCTACGGGCCCGAGGATCTCGACGGGATCGACTTCGACCGCGACATCGGCTACCCGGGGCAGTTCCCGTACACACGCGGCATCTACCCAAGCATGTACCGGGGGCGTCTGTGGACGCTGCGGCAGTTCTCGGGATTCGGGGACGTGCGCGCGACCAACGAGCGCTACCGGATGCTCCTGGCGCGCGGCGGGACCGGCTTGTCGGTCGCGTTCGACATGCCGACGCTGATGGGCCGCGACTCCGACGATCCGCGATCGGCCGGTGAGATCGGTCACTGCGGGGTGGCGGTGGATTGCGTCGCCGACATGCAAGAGTTGTTCAGCGGCATTCCGCTCGGCGACATCACCACGTCGATGACGATCTCGGGACCGGCGGTGGTTCTGTTCGCGATGTACTTGGTCGCGGCCGAGCGTCAAGGGGTCGCGTGGCGGGATCTGGGCGGGACGCTGCAGACGGACATCTTCAAGGAGTACATCGCGCAGAAGGAGTGGTGCTTTCCTCCGAAGCCGCACCTTCGCTTGATCGGGGATCTGCTCGAGTTCTGCTCCGCCGAGATGCCCAAGTACTACCCGATCTCGGTCTCGGGCTACCACATTCGCGAGGCGGGAGCGACTGCTGCGCAGGAACTCGCCTTCACGCTCGCCGATGGGTTCGCTTACGTCGAACTCGGTCGCGACCGGGGGATGGACGTCAATGTTTTGGCGCCGCAGCTGTCATTCTTCTTTGATGCGCACGTGGACTTCTTTGAAGAGATCGCGAAGTTCCGGGCCGCGCGGCGGATTTGGGCGCGCTGGTTGCGTGATCGCTACGGAGCGACCGATCCAAAGGCGCAGATGTTGAAGTTCCATACTCAGACGGCCGGCGTGTCGCTGACCGCGCAGCAGCCCTACAACAACGTTGTGCGCACGGCCATCGAGGCGCTCGCGGCGGTGCTCGGGGGAACTCAGTCGCTGCACACCAACGCGCTCGACGAGGTCCTTGCCTTGCCGACGGCCGAGGCTGCCGAAATCGCGCTGCGAACCCAGCAGGTGATCGCGCACGAGACCGGAGTGGCAAACGTTATCGACCCGCTCGGCGGATCGTGGTTCATCGAACGGTTGACGACCGAGATCGAGGCGCGCGCGGAGGAGTACTTCAGTCGCATCGAGCGACTCGGCGGCGACAAGGGGATCCTGCCTGGAGTTCTCGCCGGGATCGAGACGGGATGGTTCCAACAGGAGCTGGCGGACTCGGCCTTCCGCGACCAAATCCGTATTGAGGAGAAGCGCAGGGTCGTAGTCGGGGTGAACGAGTTTGAGGAGTCTACTTCCAGCCCGATCGAGGTTCTGCGGATCTCGGCCGAGGTCGAGGCCGAGCAGCGCGCGCGTCTGGCGGCGCTGCGCGCGGAGCGGGACCAAGCCGCGACGGATGCTGCTTTGAAGAACTTGCAGGAAGCCTCCCGCACCGATCGGAACCTCATCCCGTTAATAGTTGAGGCCGCGCGCGCGTCGGCGACTGAGGGCGAGATCATCGGCGCGATGCGAGAGGTCTTCGGCGAATACCGCGAAGTTCCGCGCTTTTAG
- the amrB gene encoding AmmeMemoRadiSam system protein B — protein sequence MTGVRAIIVPHDWNAGTLISHAFQLLDETRDWKRVILIGPNHTGAGWSTSSTSLWEWSTPYGRVGGDRLAIRRLMATGLARVEPEVLSREHSVAGLVPVVGYFMPGASLVPVALRSHPRREVVKEFAGSIAALCDEDTVIVASVDFAHRATVSQARRLNRESIRVLWNLDVNGALRLGNDHTDSSAALAVVAEVARLLGATRFELLADTDSASVGSSSDRAVTSYVVGYFRLP from the coding sequence ATGACCGGCGTCAGGGCGATCATCGTTCCGCACGACTGGAACGCGGGGACGCTCATCTCGCATGCCTTCCAACTTCTCGACGAGACGAGGGACTGGAAGAGAGTGATCCTGATTGGACCGAATCACACCGGGGCGGGATGGTCCACCTCTTCAACGAGCCTGTGGGAATGGTCCACTCCGTACGGGCGTGTGGGAGGGGACCGGCTGGCCATCCGACGCCTGATGGCGACGGGGTTGGCGCGTGTGGAGCCGGAGGTTCTGTCTCGGGAGCATTCGGTTGCGGGCTTGGTCCCGGTCGTCGGCTATTTCATGCCGGGCGCGAGTCTGGTGCCTGTGGCGTTGCGCAGCCATCCGCGACGCGAGGTGGTGAAGGAGTTCGCGGGTTCCATCGCTGCGCTGTGCGACGAGGACACCGTCATCGTGGCGTCGGTTGATTTCGCCCACCGTGCGACCGTGTCGCAAGCGCGGCGCCTCAACAGGGAGTCGATCCGAGTTCTTTGGAACCTGGATGTGAACGGTGCCCTCCGACTTGGGAACGACCACACGGATTCGTCGGCCGCGCTCGCCGTGGTTGCAGAGGTCGCACGCCTACTCGGGGCGACGCGCTTCGAGCTGTTGGCCGATACGGACTCCGCGTCGGTTGGCAGTTCGTCGGATCGAGCGGTTACGAGCTACGTCGTCGGCTACTTCCGACTGCCGTAG
- a CDS encoding DUF72 domain-containing protein produces the protein MAGTLFVGTSGFAYREWKPEFYPAALKNAEMLSFYSSHFSSVEINNTFYRAPTEKMLKSWVEQTPESFRFTLKAPQRITHFAGLRDAEESVEYFLRTARALGDRLGCILFQCPPSLRYERRLLADFLALLPGEPFRFAMEFRHPSWDDAEVREALAANNTALCVADTGTATPSVVRTAQGFMYMRLRGLDYSDEDLRAWSTPVRAALEEGADVYVYFKHEDDPSGVRFALRFRDLVAG, from the coding sequence ATGGCCGGGACCTTGTTCGTCGGCACCAGCGGCTTCGCCTACCGCGAGTGGAAGCCGGAGTTCTACCCCGCCGCGCTCAAGAACGCGGAGATGCTCTCCTTCTACTCCTCACACTTCTCCTCGGTCGAGATCAACAACACCTTCTACCGCGCGCCGACCGAGAAGATGCTGAAGTCCTGGGTCGAGCAAACCCCGGAGTCCTTCCGCTTCACGCTCAAAGCGCCACAGCGGATCACGCACTTCGCAGGCCTGCGCGACGCCGAGGAATCGGTTGAGTACTTCCTACGAACCGCGCGCGCGCTCGGCGACAGGCTCGGCTGCATCCTGTTCCAGTGCCCGCCGTCGCTTCGGTACGAACGCCGACTGCTGGCCGACTTCCTCGCGCTGCTGCCCGGCGAGCCGTTTCGCTTCGCGATGGAGTTCCGACACCCCTCGTGGGACGACGCCGAGGTTCGGGAAGCATTGGCCGCCAACAACACGGCTCTGTGCGTGGCCGACACCGGCACCGCGACACCGAGCGTCGTCCGAACGGCGCAGGGCTTCATGTACATGCGCCTGCGAGGGCTCGACTACAGCGACGAGGACCTGCGCGCGTGGTCGACTCCTGTGCGCGCAGCGTTGGAGGAAGGCGCCGACGTCTACGTCTATTTCAAGCACGAAGACGATCCATCCGGCGTTCGCTTCGCGCTGCGCTTTCGCGATCTCGTTGCAGGGTGA